A region of Pleionea litopenaei DNA encodes the following proteins:
- a CDS encoding HAD family hydrolase has translation MKFSNLIENIEIIGFDLDDTLWNNHPVINEAVDEQFLFLSKYLPNFSLEHLRHKFQIIVQQLISKNPIECEDMTNLRMSALSEFCNQFELESPVAKQAFEAFYVKRQAVTLYPQTKPLLSLLKKHFTVVAISNGNVDLHQIGIAHLFDLHWQAGRDGRAKPHPEMLLRLKDVFNVTMDNVLYVGDSYKNDLGAAKAAGCYSVVIPSAVEQHDVSYERLITFDDLQQFYDECKRQLA, from the coding sequence ATGAAATTTAGTAACTTAATAGAAAACATAGAAATTATTGGCTTCGACTTGGACGATACACTCTGGAATAATCATCCAGTCATAAATGAAGCGGTCGACGAGCAGTTTCTATTCTTGTCAAAGTATCTTCCTAACTTTTCTCTCGAACATTTGAGACATAAATTTCAGATTATTGTTCAGCAACTGATTAGCAAAAACCCTATTGAATGCGAAGATATGACTAACTTAAGGATGTCAGCATTGTCTGAGTTCTGTAACCAGTTTGAACTTGAGAGCCCTGTGGCAAAGCAGGCATTTGAAGCCTTTTATGTTAAAAGGCAAGCGGTCACTCTCTATCCGCAAACGAAACCTTTGTTAAGCCTTCTAAAGAAACACTTTACGGTCGTTGCAATCAGTAATGGAAATGTCGATTTACATCAAATAGGCATTGCGCATTTATTTGATTTGCACTGGCAAGCGGGACGTGATGGTCGAGCGAAACCTCACCCAGAAATGCTCCTTCGTTTAAAAGACGTCTTCAACGTGACGATGGATAATGTTTTATATGTCGGCGATAGCTATAAAAATGATCTAGGTGCAGCTAAAGCTGCTGGTTGTTACTCGGTGGTGATTCCGAGTGCTGTTGAACAACACGATGTAAGCTATGAAAGATTGATTACATTTGATGATTTACAACAGTTTTATGATGAATGTAAAAGGCAACTAGCCTGA
- the lptM gene encoding LPS translocon maturation chaperone LptM has translation MNRYFIRTIQVIVLLALVGCGQKGPLKPAEDNQMEQQPLEISNAN, from the coding sequence ATGAATCGATATTTTATCCGAACTATACAAGTAATTGTCTTGCTGGCGCTCGTTGGATGCGGCCAGAAAGGACCTTTGAAGCCTGCAGAAGACAATCAAATGGAACAACAGCCACTGGAAATAAGCAATGCTAATTAG
- a CDS encoding GGDEF domain-containing protein yields MQTSTRFDFQKSINEIFSISEVGLVILDENREIIWINNEFERWSGENSNYWQGQNWMALPLEAADEKGDLYCLLNTERTQTLYLHHWTALLPSHPTYTVHFFKSMALTAHSSKLSQLAGSLPKRPNWIQFLDYEVSRSRRYDNPLTLFKIKLVCFQAVNDPQLEQSVNNLVESVLKDELRWADMIGHSESGETLLVLPETSQQASEALKAKLEQVISERMRQEFKNCDFELVIGAAFWQKGDSAGILLDRARDDLVAKMTALMSQYQNT; encoded by the coding sequence ATGCAGACGTCAACACGCTTCGACTTTCAAAAATCTATCAATGAGATTTTCAGTATCTCAGAGGTTGGTCTAGTTATTTTAGACGAAAATCGAGAAATAATATGGATAAACAATGAGTTTGAGCGTTGGAGCGGAGAAAACAGTAACTACTGGCAAGGCCAAAATTGGATGGCTTTGCCCCTAGAGGCTGCCGATGAAAAGGGCGACCTTTATTGTTTATTGAATACCGAGCGTACTCAAACTCTGTACCTTCATCACTGGACAGCATTGCTTCCTAGTCATCCAACTTATACGGTGCACTTCTTTAAGTCGATGGCACTCACCGCTCACTCTAGCAAATTAAGCCAATTGGCGGGCAGTCTTCCGAAGCGTCCAAACTGGATTCAGTTTTTAGACTATGAAGTATCGCGCAGTCGTCGCTACGATAATCCACTCACCCTGTTTAAGATTAAACTGGTGTGTTTTCAAGCAGTTAATGACCCACAATTAGAGCAGTCCGTTAACAATTTAGTCGAATCGGTTCTGAAAGATGAGTTACGCTGGGCAGACATGATCGGACACTCGGAATCTGGCGAAACGCTGCTGGTCCTCCCTGAGACATCACAGCAAGCCAGTGAAGCGTTGAAAGCAAAACTGGAGCAAGTGATTTCCGAGCGTATGCGTCAAGAGTTCAAAAACTGCGACTTTGAACTGGTCATTGGCGCTGCATTTTGGCAAAAAGGAGATTCAGCAGGCATACTGTTGGACAGAGCTAGAGACGACTTAGTTGCAAAAATGACGGCCCTTATGAGTCAGTATCAAAACACCTGA
- the dapF gene encoding diaminopimelate epimerase, whose protein sequence is MLISFAKMQGLGNDFMVVDTISQPVFFNESQIKKLSDRHFGIGFDQLLLVEPPQQPNTDFHYRIFNADGKEVEQCGNGARCLARFVKIMGLTWKYKLRISTLKGVISARMHKDGNVTVDMGVPNFEPDRIPLRYANRELNYAVDVDGIKYSVGAVSMGNPHCVLEVDDIEQAPVERVGPAIGQHHLFPQQVNVGFMQILSDREISLRVFERGVGETMACGSGACAAVAIGQLQQRLGSKVKVHLPGGDLTIDWDGEGQPLLMTGPAEFVFEGQIEI, encoded by the coding sequence ATGCTAATTAGTTTTGCAAAGATGCAAGGGTTGGGTAATGACTTTATGGTGGTCGACACCATTTCTCAGCCTGTGTTCTTCAATGAGTCTCAAATAAAGAAACTGTCTGACCGCCACTTCGGAATTGGTTTTGACCAACTGTTGTTGGTGGAGCCTCCACAGCAACCCAATACCGATTTTCATTATCGAATCTTTAATGCCGACGGTAAAGAAGTGGAACAATGTGGCAATGGTGCTCGGTGCCTAGCTAGGTTTGTTAAAATTATGGGACTTACGTGGAAATACAAGTTACGAATTAGCACGTTAAAAGGTGTGATTTCTGCAAGAATGCATAAAGACGGTAATGTCACTGTTGATATGGGCGTTCCTAATTTTGAACCTGATAGAATTCCCCTTCGTTATGCGAACCGAGAGCTGAATTATGCGGTTGATGTTGACGGTATTAAATATTCCGTTGGCGCTGTCTCAATGGGCAATCCACATTGTGTACTAGAAGTTGACGACATAGAGCAGGCGCCGGTTGAACGCGTCGGCCCGGCAATTGGACAGCATCATTTGTTTCCTCAACAGGTCAATGTTGGTTTTATGCAAATCTTGTCGGATCGAGAAATTTCGTTACGTGTTTTTGAGCGAGGTGTGGGTGAGACGATGGCCTGTGGAAGTGGCGCGTGTGCGGCGGTGGCTATCGGTCAACTTCAGCAACGTTTAGGCTCTAAGGTAAAAGTTCACTTACCAGGAGGGGACTTAACGATTGATTGGGACGGTGAAGGGCAGCCATTGCTAATGACTGGTCCCGCAGAATTTGTTTTTGAAGGACAAATAGAAATATGA
- a CDS encoding LytR/AlgR family response regulator transcription factor has translation MNILITDDEYLARERLKRLLEQTGEQHSIFEAETGIDAIKQCAQHSIDLIFLDIRMPEMDGLEAAWHLSRTEAPPAIIFITAYDEYALQAFKVNAIDYLLKPVKQEQLGAAIKKAGKLNQLQLAKMHDQAPQLPQRQHISARVRGEVQLIPLQDIIYFQADQKYVNVRHRSGEVLIEEPLKQLEQDFPEQFVRIHRNALINQKYINGLSKDEHGHLFVTLKHCDSQLEVSRRHAAEIRKLVKSL, from the coding sequence ATGAATATTCTGATTACTGATGACGAGTATTTGGCCAGGGAGCGATTAAAGCGTTTACTCGAACAGACTGGCGAGCAACACAGCATTTTTGAGGCAGAAACTGGCATAGACGCAATTAAGCAGTGCGCTCAACATTCCATCGACTTGATTTTTCTAGATATTAGAATGCCAGAAATGGATGGACTCGAAGCTGCTTGGCACCTATCACGAACCGAAGCACCGCCAGCCATTATTTTTATCACGGCTTATGATGAATACGCATTACAAGCGTTTAAGGTCAATGCTATCGACTATTTACTAAAGCCTGTGAAGCAAGAGCAATTGGGTGCAGCCATAAAAAAAGCGGGCAAACTCAATCAGCTACAGCTTGCAAAAATGCATGATCAAGCACCACAACTCCCTCAAAGACAGCATATTTCGGCCCGAGTCCGCGGGGAGGTTCAGCTCATCCCACTCCAAGACATCATTTATTTTCAAGCCGATCAAAAATACGTCAACGTAAGGCATCGTTCTGGCGAAGTTTTAATCGAAGAGCCACTGAAACAGCTTGAACAAGATTTTCCGGAGCAGTTTGTTCGCATTCACCGAAACGCCCTGATTAATCAAAAATACATCAACGGTTTAAGTAAAGACGAACACGGTCATCTATTTGTGACGCTTAAGCATTGTGACAGTCAATTAGAGGTAAGCCGTCGACACGCTGCCGAGATTCGAAAATTGGTGAAATCGCTCTAA
- a CDS encoding sensor histidine kinase: protein MIPKLCQLPRVFILILLSELLALLFTLLTFNSAESFWLKLGLYSFFIFWTSLVISFLLCAARDWLNAKSVGISTLLATVIVMTTTVMSSLIAIPLVDVGVELDWHNPEQQWFVFRNLVIATLISLAWMRYLYLRQRMHNSIQAEGEAQFRALQAKIHPHFLFNTLNTIASLISIAPEKAETTIERLAGLLRSNLRPSQELITLAQEIITCKDYLFIEQQRLGEKLSVIWDVEPSCEPYLIPPFTLQPLVENAVYHGIQQLHKGGTVTISVKSDEHSLLLSVINPVPDIANSRGNQVAHDNIRERLRIRYGAAASMTIEQHQQQYLVKLIIPQTLEQESA, encoded by the coding sequence ATGATTCCAAAGCTCTGTCAGCTTCCGCGTGTCTTTATTCTCATATTGTTGTCGGAGCTTCTCGCGCTGCTTTTCACTCTACTAACCTTCAATTCAGCCGAGTCGTTTTGGCTAAAACTCGGGCTCTATAGTTTTTTTATATTCTGGACTAGCTTAGTCATCAGCTTTTTACTTTGTGCCGCCAGAGACTGGTTAAACGCAAAATCAGTGGGTATATCAACCCTCTTAGCGACGGTTATTGTGATGACTACGACGGTGATGTCCAGTCTTATTGCGATTCCACTCGTTGACGTGGGTGTTGAGCTAGACTGGCACAACCCAGAACAACAATGGTTTGTGTTCCGAAATCTGGTTATCGCCACGTTAATTTCATTAGCTTGGATGCGTTATCTCTACCTGCGCCAACGCATGCATAACAGTATTCAAGCTGAGGGAGAAGCGCAGTTTCGAGCATTGCAAGCAAAAATTCACCCTCACTTTTTGTTTAATACTTTAAATACCATCGCCTCCTTGATTTCGATTGCCCCCGAAAAGGCTGAAACAACCATCGAGCGACTAGCAGGGTTGCTCCGCTCAAACCTGCGACCATCACAAGAGCTCATCACCTTGGCGCAAGAAATCATCACCTGCAAAGACTACTTATTTATTGAGCAACAACGTTTGGGTGAAAAGTTAAGTGTCATATGGGATGTGGAGCCATCTTGTGAGCCCTATTTGATTCCGCCATTTACCCTTCAACCTTTGGTAGAAAATGCGGTTTACCATGGAATACAGCAACTGCATAAAGGGGGTACGGTAACCATTTCGGTAAAATCTGATGAGCATTCATTGCTGCTGAGCGTGATTAACCCTGTTCCTGACATCGCGAACAGTCGAGGCAATCAGGTGGCCCATGACAACATTCGAGAACGCCTTAGAATTCGCTATGGCGCTGCGGCGAGCATGACCATCGAACAACACCAACAGCAATACTTAGTAAAATTAATCATACCGCAAACTTTAGAGCAGGAATCGGCTTAA
- a CDS encoding DUF484 family protein, which translates to MTAEKSATFTEQQVFDFLAENPDFLERHPRLLSHLSISHQVEGGVSLVERQVKVLREKNRELQGKLIEMLSAAQSNEALLIKCIRLVLCLIDCQSLEQLTNTLNDLLKREFDLDAISINLGGHWPRTDNVRVYKDVTKLHNELDCHFPDDEPVCGRLDRKTREVLFANTGVQNGSVALMPLGKHGQLGVIALFSDDQTRFSPEMGDLFLQLISSVTSQMLLRFKDF; encoded by the coding sequence ATGACGGCAGAAAAAAGCGCAACGTTTACAGAACAACAGGTTTTCGATTTTCTAGCGGAAAACCCAGATTTCTTAGAGCGTCATCCTCGGTTACTCTCTCATTTGTCGATAAGCCATCAAGTAGAAGGTGGCGTTTCATTAGTTGAGCGTCAGGTAAAAGTCTTGCGAGAGAAAAATCGTGAGTTGCAAGGTAAACTCATTGAGATGCTGAGTGCCGCTCAGTCGAATGAAGCATTGTTAATTAAATGCATTCGTTTGGTATTGTGCCTAATTGATTGTCAAAGCCTTGAGCAATTAACCAACACTCTCAATGATTTGCTAAAAAGAGAGTTTGATTTAGATGCCATATCCATTAATTTGGGCGGGCACTGGCCAAGAACTGACAATGTTCGAGTTTATAAAGATGTCACTAAACTGCACAATGAACTCGACTGTCATTTTCCTGATGACGAGCCTGTTTGCGGTCGGTTGGATAGAAAAACTCGCGAAGTACTTTTTGCAAATACCGGCGTACAAAATGGTTCTGTTGCGCTCATGCCTTTAGGGAAACACGGACAGTTAGGTGTCATTGCGCTCTTCAGCGATGATCAAACCCGATTTTCTCCTGAAATGGGAGATTTGTTTTTGCAACTTATTTCGTCAGTGACCAGTCAAATGCTTTTGAGATTCAAAGACTTTTAA
- a CDS encoding coniferyl aldehyde dehydrogenase codes for MSAQEFQHNDSKVFMQDIFEQQQHAYRAHPYPARTERKDMLKALRRSIVKNKVRLLKSLSADYSHRSEDDSLLADILPTLMSVRYYMKNLGRWMKPQKRHVGLMFQPARAWIEYQPLGVVGIVVPWNYPIFLALGPLVAAIAAGNRVMIKLSEYTPYTNRIIREIIEEVFDQTEVAVIEGDANIAAGFSSLPFDHLLFTGSTDVGKHVMRAAANNLTPVTLELGGKSPVLIGEDIRLEVAVERMLYGKCLNAGQTCVAPDYVLCPDSKLAELVELLENQFQKLYPTVANNPDYSAIINGAQYGRLKAWLGEAESAGCDIISFNPASESFEPSARKIPLTLVINPPENLNLMQHEIFGPILPIISYQTTADAIRFIQQRPRPLALYLMSYNRKLQRQVLRHTHAGGVCINDTVSHVAQDDLPFGGIGPSGMGHYHAKEGFLTFSKTKPVFQRGRFNSAKLAFPPYGRWIHKLIYRLFVR; via the coding sequence ATGAGCGCTCAAGAATTTCAACATAATGATAGCAAAGTGTTTATGCAAGACATTTTCGAGCAACAACAACACGCTTACAGGGCCCATCCATATCCTGCACGTACTGAGCGAAAAGACATGCTTAAAGCGCTCCGCAGGAGCATCGTAAAAAACAAAGTTCGTCTTTTAAAAAGCTTGAGTGCCGACTATTCACACCGCTCTGAAGACGATTCACTGCTGGCCGACATACTCCCAACGCTCATGAGCGTGCGGTACTATATGAAAAACCTTGGTCGCTGGATGAAACCACAAAAGCGACATGTTGGTTTGATGTTTCAACCCGCACGAGCCTGGATCGAATACCAACCACTGGGTGTTGTCGGGATAGTCGTGCCCTGGAATTACCCGATCTTTTTAGCACTCGGTCCTCTGGTTGCGGCAATCGCCGCTGGCAATCGAGTGATGATCAAGTTATCGGAATATACCCCTTACACCAACCGAATCATTCGAGAAATCATTGAAGAAGTATTCGATCAAACCGAAGTCGCGGTGATTGAAGGTGATGCCAACATAGCGGCTGGATTTTCTTCATTGCCGTTTGATCACCTACTATTCACCGGCTCAACCGACGTCGGAAAACATGTGATGCGCGCGGCAGCCAACAATTTAACGCCTGTCACTCTAGAGCTAGGTGGCAAATCGCCAGTACTGATTGGCGAAGACATTCGCTTAGAAGTAGCGGTTGAACGAATGCTTTACGGCAAATGCCTCAACGCTGGCCAAACGTGCGTTGCTCCTGACTACGTCCTGTGTCCAGATTCGAAGTTAGCCGAACTCGTTGAGTTGCTTGAAAATCAATTTCAAAAACTTTATCCAACCGTCGCGAACAACCCCGATTATTCAGCGATCATCAATGGAGCTCAATATGGGCGGCTAAAAGCTTGGTTAGGCGAAGCAGAATCAGCAGGTTGTGACATAATCAGCTTTAATCCTGCCTCAGAGAGTTTCGAGCCTTCTGCCCGAAAAATTCCTTTAACCTTAGTGATTAATCCCCCTGAAAACTTGAATTTGATGCAGCATGAAATATTTGGCCCAATACTGCCCATCATCAGTTACCAAACTACCGCCGACGCTATCCGATTTATTCAGCAACGACCTAGGCCGCTAGCTCTGTACCTGATGTCCTATAATCGAAAATTGCAGCGTCAAGTATTGCGACACACGCATGCTGGAGGAGTTTGCATCAACGATACGGTCTCACATGTCGCTCAAGACGATTTGCCATTTGGTGGCATTGGTCCTTCGGGAATGGGGCATTATCATGCAAAAGAAGGGTTCTTAACCTTTTCAAAGACAAAGCCGGTCTTTCAACGTGGACGGTTTAATTCAGCGAAACTAGCATTTCCTCCTTATGGGCGCTGGATCCATAAACTGATCTACCGATTATTTGTGCGTTAA
- a CDS encoding class I adenylate cyclase encodes MGQKTSLVDLSSLEIDRKQLKELQRRFLELNDKRKQLLTQNLGDKENALIELLPFLFHINHPTLPGYVGADAPCGVANYQPEKSTIQLAKKYAKSLDYKPRAVRQIEIEGIYLMGSAGSVAHSMQSDFDVWVCCSEDLSPERKALLRDKRAKIQSWAEELAIDCSIYLVQQSKIIDSTAENEKETIQNGLLLDEFYRTQVYLAGRYLLWWLVPPEWEHAYAEYTKKLISARFVQSDDWIDFGAIPEIPREEYINNALWYINKALESPYKTALKLVLMESYLSQYPNVKPLSNSYKIFVHNLIDNATVIDAYLLMHRKVEEYLILNDQFDRLEFVRRCLYQKINYRLGRSSATKHKAPDIVKQLIEEWGWSDEKRKVFDNRAQWDINQIGNEKRLYIKQLITSFRTIGQFLKQDDAFFEKYKKQLQSLSRKISANLELTQGKIERVNINFVPKMTGKHLSLVRQTKGKEFELWSFYDRAISQQESNSAEPVYQCRSLLELLAWAKTNGLLNEDTSVQYRDSKQQLQYDELERLIQTLLATKVGDSTKDNSVYESLPLINKMHCYINVAQDKLTNIAKHGMHIITQKIDPFCYGNECLNLIETIDLHYENSWGEQFVIHFHGDNSMSEAAISILELIKRQSKQPELNYYSFTSMRADEVVTRVKLFFRHLINAYSQNLEEPTKFIYRLGMRYHIIEQQNERFIVHKVNNEKELSRLLINQFSHYQNILFDPRCFTDPVIPTAIKKGEPGKNIFIVKKQHETLISFCFVDHFGGVVFGQMGVDSIEQNIMQVINFLTNSLDGFDTSNWFSYQLIDNERLTPIAIDFDEIAVSYELDIEIFSDEGKESILVYCRDQKYTFSLDDPNIGEKFLAWIDRAFNTAPEQFNISKLRLPVPMELLSEGRLLLERNQLYSLLFQQ; translated from the coding sequence ATGGGGCAAAAGACGTCTTTAGTAGATTTAAGTTCGCTTGAAATTGATCGTAAACAACTGAAAGAGTTGCAGCGACGGTTTCTCGAGCTGAATGACAAGCGCAAGCAGTTGTTAACTCAAAATCTAGGCGACAAAGAGAACGCTTTGATCGAGCTGTTGCCATTCTTATTTCATATTAATCATCCTACTTTACCTGGCTACGTTGGTGCAGATGCTCCCTGTGGTGTTGCAAACTATCAGCCAGAAAAATCAACCATTCAGTTGGCTAAAAAGTACGCGAAAAGTCTAGATTACAAACCCAGGGCGGTTCGCCAAATCGAGATTGAAGGTATTTATTTGATGGGCAGCGCAGGGTCGGTTGCGCACAGTATGCAGAGTGATTTCGATGTTTGGGTGTGTTGCAGTGAAGACCTTTCTCCTGAGCGAAAAGCCTTACTGAGAGACAAACGCGCTAAAATACAAAGCTGGGCAGAAGAGTTAGCGATCGATTGCAGTATTTATCTGGTTCAACAGTCGAAGATTATCGATTCAACGGCAGAAAACGAAAAAGAAACCATTCAAAATGGTTTGCTACTGGATGAGTTTTATCGAACCCAAGTTTACCTTGCGGGTCGATATTTGCTTTGGTGGTTAGTGCCGCCAGAATGGGAGCACGCCTATGCCGAATACACCAAGAAACTCATCAGTGCTCGATTTGTACAAAGTGATGATTGGATAGATTTTGGAGCAATTCCGGAGATACCTCGAGAAGAATATATTAATAATGCGCTTTGGTATATTAATAAAGCGTTAGAGTCTCCTTACAAAACCGCATTGAAACTTGTGTTGATGGAGTCATATTTAAGTCAATATCCCAATGTTAAACCGCTTAGCAACTCGTATAAAATATTTGTCCATAATTTGATTGATAATGCGACGGTCATTGACGCTTATCTTTTAATGCATCGTAAAGTCGAAGAATATTTAATTCTTAATGATCAATTTGATCGTTTAGAATTTGTCAGACGCTGTCTCTATCAGAAAATAAATTATCGTTTGGGTCGATCTTCTGCGACAAAACATAAAGCTCCAGACATTGTAAAACAACTTATCGAAGAGTGGGGGTGGAGTGACGAGAAGCGTAAAGTGTTTGATAATCGAGCTCAATGGGATATCAACCAAATAGGTAATGAAAAGCGTCTTTATATTAAACAGTTGATAACGTCCTTTCGAACCATAGGACAATTTTTAAAACAAGACGATGCTTTTTTCGAAAAATATAAAAAGCAGTTACAAAGCTTAAGTCGCAAGATAAGTGCAAACCTCGAGCTAACCCAGGGAAAAATTGAGCGTGTGAATATCAATTTTGTACCCAAAATGACAGGTAAGCATCTTTCATTGGTTCGACAAACCAAAGGTAAAGAGTTTGAGCTTTGGAGTTTTTATGATCGAGCCATTAGCCAACAAGAGTCAAATTCGGCAGAACCCGTTTATCAATGTCGTTCACTACTTGAGTTGCTTGCGTGGGCCAAAACGAATGGCTTACTGAATGAAGACACCTCGGTACAGTATCGAGATTCCAAGCAGCAATTACAATACGATGAATTAGAACGTCTAATTCAAACCTTATTGGCGACTAAGGTTGGTGATTCGACCAAAGATAACTCTGTCTATGAGAGCCTTCCTCTGATCAATAAAATGCACTGCTATATTAATGTTGCTCAAGATAAGTTGACCAATATTGCAAAGCATGGAATGCATATTATTACCCAAAAAATTGATCCTTTTTGTTATGGAAATGAATGTCTAAATTTAATCGAAACCATAGATCTTCATTATGAGAACAGTTGGGGAGAACAGTTTGTTATTCACTTTCATGGTGACAACTCGATGTCTGAAGCCGCTATATCTATTTTAGAGTTGATAAAAAGACAGTCAAAGCAACCTGAACTGAATTATTATAGCTTTACATCGATGCGCGCAGATGAAGTGGTTACTCGCGTTAAACTATTCTTTAGACATTTGATCAATGCGTACAGTCAGAATCTAGAAGAGCCAACAAAGTTTATTTACCGTCTGGGAATGCGTTATCACATTATTGAACAACAAAACGAACGATTTATCGTTCATAAAGTGAATAATGAAAAAGAACTTTCTCGATTGTTGATCAATCAATTTAGTCACTACCAGAACATACTTTTCGATCCACGATGTTTTACTGACCCAGTGATCCCAACCGCCATTAAAAAAGGAGAGCCAGGCAAAAATATCTTTATCGTAAAGAAACAGCATGAGACGTTAATTTCATTTTGTTTCGTTGATCATTTTGGAGGCGTGGTATTTGGACAAATGGGTGTCGATTCGATAGAGCAAAATATTATGCAGGTCATTAACTTTCTGACCAACAGCCTAGATGGGTTTGACACATCCAACTGGTTCTCATATCAATTAATCGATAATGAAAGACTGACACCGATAGCTATTGATTTTGATGAGATTGCTGTCAGCTATGAATTAGACATCGAAATCTTCAGTGACGAAGGTAAAGAGAGTATTTTGGTTTACTGTCGCGATCAAAAATACACTTTTTCTCTGGACGACCCTAATATTGGAGAAAAGTTTCTAGCTTGGATCGATAGAGCTTTTAACACCGCACCAGAACAATTCAACATTTCTAAGCTACGGCTTCCAGTGCCGATGGAGTTATTATCTGAAGGACGCCTATTGCTGGAAAGAAACCAACTATACTCGTTGCTGTTCCAGCAATAA
- the xerC gene encoding tyrosine recombinase XerC: MFLSQACDKFLKFITNERQLSKHTRDSYAATISDFILFFEERHLVQVNQISGHSIRQYLADMRRKGLSPTSMSQRLSALRSCFNYLAQNRLIDINPVKGIRAPKSAKLLPKTLEVDDVTSLLDKMPDDNFLAARDKAIMELFYTAGIRLSELQAIQLHDLNLSDQQLRVIGKGNKTRIVPLGRKACDAIEHWFSFRNFVVEDNASLFVTEKGATLKHRSIQARLEYWGKYLGVSSRLHPHKLRHSCASHFLESSSDLRAVQELLGHADLSTTQVYTHLDFQHLAKVYDAAHPRAKKKS; encoded by the coding sequence ATGTTTCTGAGTCAAGCGTGTGATAAGTTCTTAAAGTTTATTACCAATGAAAGACAACTGTCTAAACATACTCGAGACAGTTACGCAGCAACGATTTCTGACTTTATTCTGTTTTTCGAAGAACGCCATCTTGTTCAAGTCAACCAAATTAGCGGTCACAGTATTCGTCAATATTTGGCGGATATGCGCCGAAAAGGGTTGAGTCCGACCAGCATGTCACAAAGACTTTCTGCATTGCGAAGTTGCTTCAATTATTTGGCGCAAAACCGCTTGATTGATATTAACCCGGTTAAGGGAATTCGCGCACCTAAGTCAGCGAAATTATTACCGAAAACACTAGAGGTTGATGATGTAACAAGTTTGTTAGATAAGATGCCAGACGATAACTTTCTAGCGGCTCGTGATAAAGCAATTATGGAGTTATTTTATACCGCTGGCATTCGTTTAAGTGAACTACAAGCGATACAGCTGCATGATTTGAACCTATCTGATCAACAGTTGCGAGTGATTGGTAAAGGTAATAAAACCAGAATCGTACCTTTAGGCCGTAAGGCATGTGATGCTATTGAGCACTGGTTTAGCTTCCGTAACTTTGTAGTTGAAGATAATGCATCTTTATTTGTGACAGAAAAAGGAGCGACTTTAAAGCATCGTAGTATTCAAGCTAGATTAGAATATTGGGGAAAATATTTGGGGGTAAGCAGTCGTTTACATCCACACAAACTTCGACATTCGTGTGCCTCCCATTTCTTAGAGTCTTCTTCAGATTTAAGAGCTGTCCAAGAGTTATTGGGGCATGCAGATCTTTCGACAACGCAAGTTTACACACATTTAGATTTTCAACATCTAGCGAAAGTCTATGACGCAGCGCATCCCAGAGCCAAGAAAAAGTCTTGA